The Chryseobacterium shigense genome segment ATCTAAATAGGTGTTCATATATTTTAAAAAGTAAAGACTTAAATATCCAACAAAATGCGGAATAGTATTATTCAAAGATAATAATTACACTATTATTAATCTCAATATTTTATGCAAAAGTAATAGTTGTATATTTTCAAAATTACAGTTTTTCCTTTAAATACGGTTATAAATTCTTTTAATTTGAGAATCGATTATTGAAAACAAGCCATTACACTCATATTTTAAATTAATTTTTCTGAATAAAAAACATCTGCCAAATTGCTTCCTACTGTGGTTTGGCTTTTTACTATTGCAAATGTAGGACAGCATCATTCACTCAAAAAAATCTTTTTGGGTTTCTACAAAAATTCTTTCCGCCTCTCTCCAACAATTTTTCCAGACACTCCTAAATCCTTCGGACAAAAAGATTTCAAGCCCGATTCGAATTCTGTTTTTTTAAAACGGAACTGAATCGGGTTTTGTGTGCCTGATGCTGTCCTATAATCATCGGCAAAGAAAAAGCCGGAACCTCAGTTATACGAATCAATTTAACAGCAGACGTTCTTTGACATCAACGGAAAAATAAACAAAAAAATAAAGACAAATAATGCTTTTCCAAAAAAAGAAAAGAAAAAAAGAAGCCGAGTGTCCTCGATACCAAATCAATTTACAACGAAATTTTAACCCAAGAATAACAAATTTATTAACAAGCAAAAACGAAAAGTTATGAACACAATCATCGGTAGAGTTACCCAAAACGCAGAAATCAACACATTAGCAAACAACAAACAAGTTGTTAATTTTTCAGTAGCAACCAACGAAAGCTATAAAAACAAACAAGGAGAACGCAAAGAGCAAACCACCTATTTTAATTGTTCGTACTGGATAAGTCCGAATGTAGCCAAAATCCTTACCGTAGGAGCTTTGGTTGAATTATCAGGCAGAGTAAGTTCAAGAGCGTGGATAGGAAAAGACGGAGAAATAAAATCGGGATTGAATTTTCATACTTCACAAATAAAACTTCACAGTAGCGGACAGAAATCTGACACAGGAGAAAAGCAATCGAATGAAACATCACAAGGAACAAATGCCTTTGCCGATGAAACAGAAGATGATTTACCATTCTAATAATCATTAATCATTTCAAAAATGGAAGCACAGTTTAATTTTCAGATAAAACAGCGAAAAGACAAGAGAGGATGGGAAAATATAGAAGTCTATTACAGAATCCATTGTGACAGGACAACCGCAATACGCTATGCAAGAAAACTCTCCAAGATATTCAAATCAGAAATCCGATTGACAGAAGGAGCAGAACCACTCAAAACAAGCGGAACATACATTTACGAAAATACACAACCTTTAAAAATCAAGCATTATGGCAAATTGGTGCAGTAATACGGTTGCTTTCGAGGGAACTCCCGAAGCAATTGAACAAATAAAATGGTTGTTTCAAGCAATGGCAACCAAAGAACAGCAGGAACAAAAAGGACAACTTCCCGATTGGGTAAATCAACACAATGGCGGATATTTCTTTGATTTGTATTTTGATAATGATAATACAGAAGTGTTTCAGTATCAAACCAAATGGTCTCCCAACCTTGAAATCATACAAAAAATAGCAGAACACTACAAAGTAGATTTTGTGCAGGATTATGAAGAAATGGGAAATCTTGTATACGGACAAGCAACGTATCACAACGGAATACTTCAAGACATCTATCTCGAAGATGAAGATTTTGAGCAGTACGAATATGACGAAGAAACCGACAACTATTACTTTGAGGGCGAAACCTACAACAGCAACACCGAAATCTTAGAAATCCTTTTAGAAAGAAAAACTGGCAATCATTTAAACCCAATGAAAATAGTAACCCAATGAAAACATCAACAAAACCCACCGAATATTTACTGATAAAAGCAATGACCAATAGCGAATGGGACGACTGTAATTTTGCTATTATCAACATCAATAAAGACTGGAAACAAAATCAAAAGAAAAGACTGGAAGCCGTAAAAATGGTTGAAAACGATTACGATTTGAAATGGTTAAACTATGCAGATACCAATGTAGAATTTTTCAAATTTTCGGAAGAAAAATATCCCGAAGTTAAAGAATGGCTTTCAGAAAGAAACCAAGTTTTTATTGAATTGGAAAAAGAGGATTTTAAAAATTTCACTTTACCCGAAAATAACCTGCATTGTTACCAAATGCAGGTTTATAAAAACGGAAACGCTATTTACAACGCCTTTGGAAAACACACAAGCGAGGAATTTTGGACGGAAGAATTTTCATTATACCACTTAACTCAATAGTAATGAAAGTAACAGATTTAAACGGTTGTGAAATAAAGGTAACCAATTTGGACGAAGCCATCCGAATTACAGCAGAATACAAGCAATATGAACACATCAATGACGGATTTTCAGATTTGGATAAAAGGCTGAACAATTATTGGACAGATATGTACGAGAAATTAATAAAACTAAAATCGAAACAGAATGAGCAATCTCGCCAATAAAACGGAATATAAAGCATTGACTGTTATTGCTCAAATGATTAAAGAATTTGAAAAATTACACTATTTGGATATGACCAAAGAAGATGACTTAGATGCTACAAGAGCAAGAAACTTGTTAGAGAGTATCATTCAAACCAATGGATACAAGATTAATTACGAAAAGAACAGCAAAAAAACACTTTTAAAAATAGAATAATGCAAACCAATTTTTTCAGACATATAGCCAAAATGGGCTTAACAGGAGATTTACAAATCACACTCCGTTCAACCACAGAAAACAGTTATGTTCTTTCCGTATTGCTCAACAATGATGGGTGCGGAGACGAAGCAAGAAAACTCATTCCTCCTTTAAATCTTCGGGGAACAGCCGAAGATTTAGACAACGGATTTTTTGAGAGTATTTCCGCACCGTTACAGACCGCTTCGGGATTGATGGTGGATATGGAAAGTTTTATGAAACAACTCGAAGAAGCCCAAAAGCAATCCGCAATGGAAAAGGAAAAAATGGACAAGGAGAAAAAAGAAAAGGAAGCTAAAGAAAAGAAGTACAAAGAAGCTTTCCAAAAAGCCGAAGGACTCGAAAAAGAAGGCAAATACAAAGAAGCGTGGTCGGCACTTCCGAAAGTATCGGAAAACCCCGATTTTGCAGAAGCTATCCGCAAAAAACAGGATGAATATGAAAGACATTTTGCTCCAAGTCTTTTTACCGAAAATCTGACAGAAAATTTCACGGAAAGCCAATCTCAAACCGACAACCATTAACTAACAACCAAATACTAAAATTATGTTATTAGCCACCCAATTAGAGCGGATTTTTATATTGAAAGATAACGGACAGGAAATCCGCCTTACAGACCCCGAACCAAAATGGAGCGTAGAAGCTGTAATGAATTTTTACGCCAATACCTACCCAATTTTAACCACCGCCAAAGTTTCCACACCACATATTAAAGATGATACCATTCAATACCGATTTGAAAGCGTAATGGGAACAAAAGGATAAAATTAGTTGATGGTTTTTGGCTGACGGTTGATAGAATTACAAACTAAAAACTGACAACCTACAACCATCAACTAACAATAATCATTCATCATTTATCAATCATCATTTATCATTCATCATTTATGAAAAACTATGCAACACAAGATTATATTGGGAAAAATAAGCGTTCTCGAAGAAAAAGAACAACAACGATTACACCAACAATTGGGCGAGTTTTCACAATGGCTTCAAAAACCAAAGACAGCGAACGAAATACGGAAAGACAAACTAAAATCCTTACCCATTGCAATGCTTCCAATGGTTTTCTAAAATGGAGATTTCTGCCAAAGCAGGAAGAAATACCAACAATACAAGATTGCAAAGAAATGGAAAAAACGGAGAGGGATTTTTATAAGTCCCTTTCAAATTTTGCTAAACATTACAATGTTGAGCTAATTTCAACTCAAGAATTTGAGTTTCCATATAATATTTCTTTGGCAATGTGGGATTTAGAAAACAAAATGAAGCAGACAAAAGAAGATTGGAATAGTTTCAAACTCATTCGTAATGATAAGAATATTCATTTTGCGAAAGAGGAAAAATACGGTACAGGAACATCTCTTTATTATATTCCCATTG includes the following:
- a CDS encoding single-stranded DNA-binding protein, whose product is MNTIIGRVTQNAEINTLANNKQVVNFSVATNESYKNKQGERKEQTTYFNCSYWISPNVAKILTVGALVELSGRVSSRAWIGKDGEIKSGLNFHTSQIKLHSSGQKSDTGEKQSNETSQGTNAFADETEDDLPF
- a CDS encoding addiction module toxin RelE; this translates as MEAQFNFQIKQRKDKRGWENIEVYYRIHCDRTTAIRYARKLSKIFKSEIRLTEGAEPLKTSGTYIYENTQPLKIKHYGKLVQ
- a CDS encoding PRTRC system protein E, which translates into the protein MQTNFFRHIAKMGLTGDLQITLRSTTENSYVLSVLLNNDGCGDEARKLIPPLNLRGTAEDLDNGFFESISAPLQTASGLMVDMESFMKQLEEAQKQSAMEKEKMDKEKKEKEAKEKKYKEAFQKAEGLEKEGKYKEAWSALPKVSENPDFAEAIRKKQDEYERHFAPSLFTENLTENFTESQSQTDNH
- a CDS encoding PRTRC system protein C is translated as MLLATQLERIFILKDNGQEIRLTDPEPKWSVEAVMNFYANTYPILTTAKVSTPHIKDDTIQYRFESVMGTKG